In Dreissena polymorpha isolate Duluth1 chromosome 11, UMN_Dpol_1.0, whole genome shotgun sequence, the genomic window gttacaaagggtgcttttaggactcatttcatttgaagatatagatgtgtttcattgcataatttgattttttgtctctgtgttaaggttataaaagatatgttgtctttgttctgatgttattagtattaacttttttttccgatgttttttttttttttttttttttcgaccgcccaatggaccattttcaaaataatttttgtaaaccaataaaaaaaaagtcgtggccttattgtttattgcaggaaACATTTCTCTATTCACCGAAAACTAACAGTTATGTtcaattcatacaatagttaaaatgaccaaaaaatacagcatattattagcaaaaaaaacaaacagcagTATCTATTGTTCATACCATAAAGAACATAGAATGTTACAATTTAATCCAACAGGCTTCAAGAAAAATCTACAATGGAGTGAAATaaggtttattttttttacaaagtttttattctttgcttattgctggataaattgtcccaaaatattgaaaattgctAGGACATTTTGTCTGCTGTTTGTTAGCAGTGACATTTTCAATGATATCCAAGATAGAGAGAGATCCAATTACCCAAGTTTACCCAAACACCAGCgtcaggtgtgataaatttactccTATTTCAGCACATTTACTTTACTTGGCTCtcgttttatgaaaatattcatttgaatgccagtgctttaacataacaaattttgtgacaaaaaataaaaataccattataaataGGAACAATTAAGAAATTAAGACATAACATTATTAAAGTGTTGTAATATATATGGTTTTAAAGATGTTTGGTTTAGTCTACTTTAAAAAGGTGGTTTAGTCTACTTTGAAAAGGATAGTACACTTGTAAGTGTGCAACAAAATCTCAGAGACTTGACATTCGAAGTTTTCAAGCGAAAATCAAAATGTTCCATGAAATGGGGCGCAGAAGACGATGAGGAAAGAATTATTATTACCAgaggtatgttaaaatttgctttttctttcatcaaaatatgtatttaatctgTTGACAGTATTTggctttgtttgtaaatttgtttaaaattgaaactttggttgTGCATATTCAACTTATAATGCATAAATCATAGTTTCCTAGTTTTtgaaacaatgaccttgaccttgaaacgaCTGGTCCCCGAATGAATTCCTATGCTAGGTCTGTATGTAAGCAATGAATCTGCATACACATGATATATGCAGTATCGcaatccaaactcaagttattgagcagaacttttttttttaagtcacctTAGCACTAAATGATCATGGTgagctatatgatgtcagtctatgtatgtatatataagatcttttaaggaggcttttagatcacctgagcacaaggttgttcttattgtaagcttttgtgattgccttttatcCATTGTGCCTCAAACATTTACCATGTTAACACTGTTGTggaaatatttaatgtcaaatctttatgaaacaagaaatctttatgaaacttgttttgaacatttttttcaaataatagcacttttgctaatcttaaaaaaacaacaacatttgttttaatggtaaTACGCCAAGTTAGGAAATGGTTCCTATACATACAAAAACATAGACATTAAGGTAATTCTTCCTTGTATTGCTATAATGAAATCTTCTGAACACAAGTGACAAACTGCACAAATCAATTGAGTTTAACTTTGGGTCTTAGGTACTGGTAAGCTCAATATTTTCCTTTGACccacattttatttgcattagcAGGCAAGTTAAAAAAGATAAATGATTATAATTTTCCAGATGGTTCAACTGATGGAacattatccaaccacaataaaAAGATTTGGAATGCGCAAGTTTTGCAGTGCTGCCTTTTACCTGATGGTGAAACTTAGTTCCGGGTATGTAAGGTATTAAAGTAaaagtttttttcataaaagtctTTTTTTATTAGTCTTTTCAAGACATAAACATTGATTGTATCATCATAAAGCATACATTATTAACGTTTGATTAgcaatgttcacagattttgattTAGATCAACTTCTGtcttacaatatattttttagttaAGTCGAATgaagtgctttcatttatttttaaacagccATAAATCCGAGGGAGACACAAGAACGGTCAAGAGGTCAGGTTCTGGCGGGAACAAGCATGACATAAAGCCTGTGCTTGATGCCGTCATCATTTCTGCCTGCAAAGGTACattttgtcttgttttttttgctaggtatttaacataatgaaacagtggtaggaattttatttaaatttatgaccAGGTTTTCAAAGAAGATAAAAAATGAGATTATTAAATGCGGGTAGGGCATATCtggtcaataacttaagtttgcctAGACTCAATTGATGACCTTGCATTGAGGCCAAGATAGGGATTGCATACAGAGCCCAAATGTgtcactaaaaataaacaagaaaccgtcggagacgggtgatgctccttaaagtttttttttgtcacaatattgcactatatattcagataaaaggaaacgtcttgagggcacagaagTTGGAgggacaaatttttttttatagaaaatttcaaaaggccataactctgtgaaaaatcatccagccagaacccactgataatatgcacatctcttcttggtagtgaagcttcccataaagtttaattgaattccgtcattagttgctgagaaatagcccggaaaagaattgcactatatgtacagttaatggaaaatttcaaagggccataactctgtgaaaaatcatccggccagaacccgctgataatatgcacatctcctcttggtagtgaagcttcctataaagtttcattgaattccggtcattagttgctgagaaatagtccggacaagaattgcactatatgtacagttaatggaaaatttcaaagggccataactctgtgaaaaatcatccgaccagaacccgctgataatatgcacatctcctcttggtaatgaagcttcccataaagtttcattgaattccggtcattagttgctgagaaatagcccggacaggaattgcactatatgtatagttaatggaaaatttcaaagggccataactctgtgaaaaatcatccgaacagaacccgctgataatatgcacatgtcctcttggtagtgaagcttcccattaagtttcattgaattctggtcattagttgctgagaaatagcccggaaaagaattgcactatatgtacagttaatggaaaatttcaaagggccataactctgtgaaaaatcatccgaccaaaacccgctgataatatacacatctcctcttggtagtgaagcttctcataaagtttcattgaattccggtcattagttgctgagaaatagcccggacaaaaattgtgcacagacggacacacggacggacagacgaagcggcgactatatgctccccccaaaataaattttgggggagcataaaaaagttaactttagcttggatggaggtattggacACAAATTGTGTGTTAGCTTTATCCTTTTTACAGCCATTCTCACCCTAATCCTCTGAATGAAGTAGTGGAGTTGTCTGTTACTCAACTTACTGACATTAGTTTCACTGTTTGGTATAAGCACTTGGTCCTGGTAAACCAGCTATTCCAGGATACTTTGAGTTGGTTAACTTAATGATATGACAGGCATATTGTTGATATGCTGTTGACAACAGCCAATAatccaacaaaatcaaacaataatgcaaacgtAGAAAATTTAGTTGTTTGCAGTTTAAGTCGgatcaaggtcaaagtaacaTTTACTAAATACCAAAAAACTATTGGGATCGCATTTTAACTTAGGGTCTAATTAATACTAGAATCAAACAATGGTTTGAAATTCAATTGGATGTTTGTGCTATAAGTGAATTTTGTTGGGCTGGCACTTGATGTATGATGTCTTTAGTACAGGTATGGCATTACTGTTTGAAACTGAGTAGTTAGAATAAATTGGTTTCACAATGTAtcagttttttagctcggctgttttcggagaaaacctgaggtattgtcatagccagctcgccgtccagCGTCAGCCTTTCCGACgtgcttaaaccttgacattttgctctaaaatcaaagtgcttccacctacaactttgaaacttcatatgtagatgcaccttgatgagttctacacgcacacttatttttgggtcactaggtcaaatgtcaaggtcactgtggtctctaaaaaaaataaatatatctgacaagcttttattaatcaaaactgcacccgcagccgagcgttggaacctgttatgcggtgccctTGTTGGGGAATGATACaaatatgtaaatgtgtaaacatttatttttttccgaTAGGTTATGTCTGGATGTGGTGCAAAGACCACAGCAAAACAGTGCCAGATGACACCTCTTTCAACAAGGCAGTGACACTCCAAATAGACTACTCcaggaaataaatgaaatcatcttgtttaaattgagaCTAAAAATAGGGggtgattttttaatttttaccctgtcataatgtgatcaattcaacaacaacaaaaatattggtactgtcagtatatttcattgtgttcattttattgtttacattttaaaatttcattaaaaaaatgttatttattgatggtctgtttattttgctttttctacctggatacattttttgtacagaaaattttctgtacagaatttaatattaaacagattttattctgcacagaattctattctcacaTTTTGGTTCTCCCCAGATTTAATTCTGCCAGATTTTTTTCTGCCTCGAACAAAttctgcttaatttaaataattcgtaaaatctgtacagaattcgttctttgtttatattgaaaaaatctataaatagaaatctggttcaactcatttaaaatggacaccaaatattttctgcacatattctacacagattttgtgtattttattctgcacataatcTGGTTGCAGTCTGCCCAAACATTTTCGTACAggtggactgataattatagatttaggattacagaccagttgcttcagtaatattgttcagagtgtgccctgttggccgcgtatgcattcttgagttatcattcaaaaaccattttactatttcaagtcactatatttttttttgggggggggggggggggaaatgaatTCTGGGGGAAAATtaacctgctgaggggaaaaaaatcccaggggaaagggccgtttttaaGCGGGTAGCAAAGaaggaaaaacaagagatgtgttcgtcagaaacacaatattccttattgcgccgctttaaaaaaaatgggtttttttgtttgacctttcaccttgaaggatgaccttgaccttccaccactcaaaatgtgtagcttcatgagaacgctgctttgaaaaaaaaaatatttttttttttacctttgaccttgaaagatgaccttgaccttgaacttccaccactcaaaatttgcagcttcatgagaacgccgctttgaatttatttttatttatttttttacctttgaccttgaaggatgaccttgaccttgaacttccaccactcaaaatgtgcagcttcatgagatacatatgcatgccaaatatcaagttgctataatcaatatttaaaaatttatggccaatgttaaagttttcggacggacagatgccatatatttgacatttgaccttgaaggatgatcttgaccttgacctttcaccactcaaaatgttcagctcaatgagatacacatgcatgccaaatatcaagttgctatcttcaattgtgaaaaagttatggccaatgttaaagtttttggacggacggacagacgcaatatattagacatttgaccttgaaggatgaccttgacctttcaccactcaaaatgtgcagctccgtgaaatgcacatgcatgccaaatatcaagttgctatcttcaatatttaaaaagtcatggccaatgttaaaattttcagacggacagacgccatatatttgacatttgaccttgaaggatgaccttgaccttcacctttcaccactcaaaatgttcagctccatgagatacacatgcatgtcaaatatcaagttgctatcttcaatagtgaaaaagttatggccaatgttaaagtttttggacggacggacagacgccatatattagacatttgaccttgaaggatgaccttgaccttcacctttcaccactcaaaatgtgcagctccgtgagatgcacatgcatgacaaatat contains:
- the LOC127850045 gene encoding uncharacterized protein LOC127850045, with the protein product MRKELLLPEMVQLMEHYPTTIKRFGMRKFCSAAFYLMVKLSSGHKSEGDTRTVKRSGSGGNKHDIKPVLDAVIISACKGYVWMWCKDHSKTVPDDTSFNKAVTLQIDYSRK